In Flavobacterium sp. WV_118_3, one DNA window encodes the following:
- a CDS encoding dihydroorotase, producing MSKILIKNAKIVNEGVIFEGDVLVEDKYIKEVAASISPKSSDCIIIDAEGNYLIPGAIDDQVHFREPGLTHKGNIASESRAAVAGGITSFIEQPNTVPNAVTQELLEQKYQIAAETSYANYSFMMGGTNDNLEEILKTNPKNVAGIKLFLGSSTGNMLVDNEETLEKIFSSTPMLIAVHCEDEGTIKANLEKYKEEYGDNIPVKFHHLIRSEEACYISSSKAIELAKKTGARLHIFHVSTAKETELFTNKIPLEDKKITAEVCVHHLWFTDADYEKKGNLIKWNPAVKTAKDRDELWKALLDDRIDVIATDHAPHTLEEKQNPYTSAPSGGPLVQHAVVAMFEAYHQGKISLEKIVEKMAHNPAKIFKIEKRGFIREGYFADLVLVNAGQPWTVKKENILYKCGWSPFEGANFKSRITHTLVNGQLVYVNSKVKDIRCGERLLFDR from the coding sequence ATGAGCAAGATATTGATCAAGAATGCGAAGATTGTTAATGAAGGAGTTATCTTTGAAGGAGATGTGCTGGTGGAAGATAAATATATCAAGGAAGTTGCAGCAAGCATCAGTCCGAAATCTTCCGACTGTATCATTATTGATGCAGAAGGAAACTATCTTATACCGGGAGCAATCGATGATCAGGTGCATTTCCGCGAACCGGGATTAACCCATAAAGGAAATATTGCCTCCGAATCCAGAGCTGCGGTAGCGGGAGGAATAACCTCGTTTATTGAACAGCCCAATACGGTTCCGAATGCGGTAACTCAGGAATTATTAGAACAAAAATACCAGATTGCAGCCGAAACCTCTTATGCGAATTATTCGTTTATGATGGGCGGAACCAATGATAATCTGGAAGAGATACTGAAAACGAATCCCAAAAATGTAGCGGGAATTAAATTGTTTTTGGGATCATCGACCGGAAATATGTTGGTAGACAATGAAGAGACATTGGAGAAAATCTTTTCCAGTACGCCAATGCTGATTGCGGTTCATTGTGAAGACGAAGGAACGATTAAAGCCAATCTTGAAAAATATAAAGAAGAATACGGTGATAATATTCCGGTAAAATTCCATCACCTGATTCGTAGCGAGGAAGCGTGTTATATTTCGTCGTCAAAAGCGATTGAGCTGGCGAAAAAAACAGGTGCGCGATTGCATATCTTCCACGTATCGACAGCAAAGGAAACAGAATTGTTTACCAATAAGATTCCGTTGGAAGATAAAAAGATCACGGCAGAAGTATGTGTACACCATTTATGGTTTACGGATGCCGATTATGAGAAAAAAGGGAATCTGATCAAATGGAATCCGGCGGTAAAAACAGCAAAAGATCGCGATGAATTATGGAAAGCGTTGCTGGATGATCGTATTGATGTAATTGCAACCGACCATGCGCCACATACGCTTGAGGAAAAACAAAATCCATATACCAGTGCTCCTTCCGGAGGTCCGTTAGTACAGCATGCTGTTGTAGCGATGTTTGAGGCCTATCATCAGGGAAAAATTTCATTAGAGAAGATCGTTGAAAAAATGGCACACAATCCGGCAAAAATCTTTAAAATTGAAAAAAGAGGTTTTATCCGCGAAGGGTATTTTGCCGATTTGGTTTTGGTAAACGCCGGGCAACCGTGGACGGTTAAAAAAGAAAATATACTCTATAAATGTGGCTGGTCGCCTTTTGAAGGAGCTAATTTTAAATCGAGAATTACCCATACCCTGGTAAACGGACAGTTAGTTTATGTGAATTCAAAAGTGAAAGACATTCGTTGTGGTGAACGTTTGTTATTTGATAGATAA
- the tyrS gene encoding tyrosine--tRNA ligase — MKNFIEEVTWRGMLHDVMPGTEEHLLEQMRVAYVGIDPTADSLHIGHLVGVMMLRHFQLSGHKPLALVGGATGMIGDPSGKSNERNLLDEATLRHNQDSIKAQLSRFLDFTSDAPNAAELVNNYDWMKEFSFLDFIRDVGKHITVNYMMAKDSVKKRLSSESAEGMSFTEFTYQLVQGYDFLHLYKAKNCTLQMGGSDQWGNITTGTELVRRKESGKAYALTCPLITKADGTKFGKSEGGNIWLDAERTSPYKFYQYWLNTSDTDAEKYIKIFTFLSKEEIETLIEQHRGEPHLRALQKRLAEEITIMVHSKADLENAIKASNILFGNSTSEDLKDLDAKTFLDVFEGVPQAEITQSEIESGVGIIEALSGKSGFLASNSEARRALKENSIAVNKEKVAEDYQITSKDLINGQFVLLQRGKKNYFVIRAV, encoded by the coding sequence ATGAAGAATTTTATTGAAGAAGTGACTTGGAGAGGAATGCTCCACGACGTTATGCCAGGCACGGAAGAACATTTGTTGGAGCAGATGCGGGTAGCGTATGTGGGAATTGACCCAACAGCGGATTCATTGCATATTGGACATTTGGTAGGCGTAATGATGCTGAGACATTTTCAGTTAAGCGGCCACAAGCCTTTGGCGTTGGTTGGTGGTGCGACTGGAATGATCGGAGATCCGTCGGGTAAATCGAACGAACGAAACCTGTTGGACGAAGCTACATTGCGACACAATCAGGATTCGATTAAGGCACAGTTGTCTCGTTTTCTGGATTTTACCTCCGATGCGCCCAATGCAGCAGAATTAGTGAATAACTATGACTGGATGAAGGAATTCTCGTTTTTGGATTTTATCCGTGATGTAGGAAAACACATTACTGTAAACTACATGATGGCTAAAGACTCCGTAAAAAAACGGCTTTCATCGGAATCGGCTGAAGGAATGTCTTTTACCGAATTTACGTATCAGTTGGTTCAGGGGTATGACTTTTTACATTTGTACAAAGCGAAAAATTGTACGCTTCAGATGGGAGGAAGTGACCAATGGGGTAATATTACCACTGGAACAGAATTGGTGCGCCGAAAAGAGAGCGGAAAAGCGTATGCGCTAACGTGTCCGTTAATTACAAAAGCCGACGGAACCAAATTTGGAAAATCCGAAGGTGGAAATATCTGGTTGGATGCCGAAAGAACATCGCCATATAAATTCTACCAATACTGGTTGAATACGTCCGATACGGATGCAGAAAAATATATCAAGATCTTTACCTTTTTATCAAAAGAGGAAATCGAAACCTTGATCGAACAGCATAGAGGTGAGCCGCATTTACGTGCTTTACAAAAGCGTTTGGCGGAAGAAATTACCATTATGGTACATTCGAAAGCCGATTTAGAAAATGCGATCAAAGCGTCGAATATTTTATTTGGAAACTCCACATCGGAAGACTTAAAAGACTTGGATGCCAAAACGTTTTTGGATGTTTTTGAAGGTGTACCGCAGGCTGAAATTACCCAATCGGAAATCGAATCCGGAGTGGGTATTATCGAAGCGTTATCGGGTAAATCCGGATTTTTGGCTTCCAATAGCGAAGCGCGTCGGGCTTTAAAAGAAAACTCGATTGCAGTGAACAAAGAAAAAGTAGCCGAAGACTACCAAATCACAAGTAAAGACCTGATCAACGGACAGTTTGTACTGTTGCAAAGAGGGAAAAAGAATTATTTTGTGATTCGTGCCGTATAA
- a CDS encoding NAD-dependent epimerase/dehydratase family protein produces MILVTGGTGLVGAYLLLELLQKGESVRAIFRTEVNIAITRRLFETHQQLESFDQIEWFQADITDIPRLEKAFKDVDYVYHCAALISFDPKDEEKLRKTNIEGTANIVNCAIAFNVKKLCYVSSIAALGDAPEGQSVITEETDWNPEKLHGDYAITKFGAEMEVWRASQEGLDVVVVNPGIIFGSGFWNNGSGQIFKQIASGFPFYSKGVTGVIAVEDVVKIMISLMDSSVSRERFTLVAENLSLEKILFTIADGMSKKRPSFYAGPFATAIAWRLDWLFSTVFFQKRSFTKATAKSAHSQETFSPKKIVQQLDYSFTPMESYLSDLAKRYIIEHRQA; encoded by the coding sequence ATGATACTTGTTACAGGCGGAACCGGATTAGTGGGAGCTTATCTTCTTCTGGAATTACTTCAGAAAGGAGAAAGCGTTCGTGCTATTTTCCGTACCGAAGTCAATATCGCCATAACCCGAAGACTTTTCGAGACACATCAACAACTGGAATCCTTTGATCAAATCGAATGGTTTCAAGCAGACATTACCGATATCCCAAGACTGGAAAAAGCCTTTAAGGATGTCGACTATGTATACCATTGTGCCGCGTTGATTTCGTTCGATCCGAAAGACGAAGAAAAGCTACGAAAAACAAATATCGAAGGAACAGCGAATATTGTTAACTGCGCCATTGCCTTTAACGTAAAAAAACTGTGTTATGTGAGTTCTATTGCCGCTTTGGGCGATGCTCCGGAAGGACAATCGGTTATTACCGAAGAAACCGACTGGAATCCCGAAAAACTGCATGGCGATTATGCCATTACCAAGTTTGGCGCCGAAATGGAAGTTTGGCGTGCCTCTCAGGAAGGACTGGATGTCGTGGTCGTAAATCCCGGAATTATTTTTGGCAGTGGTTTTTGGAACAATGGCAGCGGACAAATTTTTAAACAAATCGCTTCCGGATTCCCGTTTTATTCCAAAGGAGTAACCGGCGTTATTGCCGTGGAGGATGTCGTAAAAATTATGATCTCACTAATGGACAGCTCGGTTTCAAGAGAACGTTTTACATTGGTAGCCGAAAATCTTTCTCTGGAAAAAATCCTGTTTACCATTGCCGACGGTATGTCTAAAAAAAGACCTTCTTTTTATGCCGGCCCATTTGCCACCGCAATTGCCTGGCGATTGGATTGGTTGTTTTCGACTGTTTTTTTCCAAAAAAGAAGTTTTACCAAAGCAACGGCCAAATCGGCACATTCACAGGAAACATTCAGTCCAAAAAAAATAGTCCAGCAACTGGACTATTCCTTTACTCCTATGGAGTCGTATCTTTCTGATTTAGCAAAACGTTATATTATTGAGCATCGACAGGCTTAA
- a CDS encoding uroporphyrinogen-III synthase: MKVKTILVSQPEPKVENSPYFELQQKLKIKVDFRPFIHVEGVPAKEVRQQKIDLNNYSAIILTSKNSVDHFFRVAEEMRYKVPEDLKYFCQSEAIAFYLQKYVVYRKRKIYVGQKDFVDLSPLVKKYKDEKFLLPSSDQLNADIPQTLNNLKVDWTPGTFYRTVMSDLSDLKDVYYDVLAFFSPTGIKSLFKNFPDFQQNNTRIAVFGSTTQKEAIEHGLRVDIMAPTPETPSMTMALEKYISKANKESKDK, from the coding sequence ATGAAAGTGAAAACAATCTTGGTTTCGCAACCAGAACCTAAAGTAGAAAATTCACCGTATTTTGAGCTGCAACAAAAGCTTAAAATCAAAGTCGACTTTAGACCATTTATTCACGTAGAGGGCGTTCCTGCTAAGGAGGTAAGACAGCAAAAAATTGATTTAAACAATTATTCGGCTATCATCCTAACCAGCAAAAACTCCGTCGATCACTTTTTCAGAGTTGCTGAGGAAATGCGTTATAAAGTTCCTGAAGACTTAAAGTATTTTTGCCAGTCAGAAGCCATCGCTTTCTATTTACAAAAATATGTCGTTTACAGAAAACGAAAAATCTATGTGGGTCAAAAAGATTTTGTCGACCTATCGCCGTTGGTTAAAAAATACAAAGATGAAAAATTCCTACTTCCTTCATCGGATCAGCTAAACGCCGACATACCCCAAACTTTAAACAATTTAAAAGTTGACTGGACTCCTGGAACATTCTACAGAACGGTTATGAGTGATCTTTCCGACTTAAAGGATGTTTATTACGATGTACTGGCTTTCTTTAGTCCAACCGGAATCAAATCTTTATTCAAAAATTTCCCGGATTTCCAACAAAACAACACCCGTATTGCTGTTTTCGGAAGCACCACACAAAAAGAAGCTATTGAACATGGCTTACGCGTTGACATCATGGCTCCGACACCTGAAACACCGTCGATGACCATGGCTTTAGAAAAATACATCTCCAAAGCCAACAAAGAATCCAAAGACAAATAA
- a CDS encoding DUF4271 domain-containing protein, with amino-acid sequence MMDLLFTERVVENKDWATVLFVLCFVLLAINKTIFEVRFNEFIRLGISDKYIKIYKDSGNMQSWFTISMFLVQLISFAFLIQIIMSYYGYTTKTNWISYIQIITLLGVFILSKYLIEKIIATSFNIEEFNEQFNLQKVNYRTYIGLLVLPLNLVLFYNDFPSKNLILGIIITILIINIATYALTLKIYQNSILSKLFYFILYLCTLEIAPYYFMYYWFTKS; translated from the coding sequence ATGATGGATCTATTATTTACCGAAAGAGTCGTCGAAAACAAAGACTGGGCAACCGTACTGTTTGTACTGTGCTTTGTTTTACTCGCTATTAACAAAACCATATTTGAAGTCCGTTTTAACGAATTTATCCGACTGGGAATATCCGATAAATATATTAAGATTTACAAGGATAGCGGAAACATGCAAAGCTGGTTTACCATTTCCATGTTTCTGGTACAATTAATCTCCTTTGCATTCCTGATTCAAATCATCATGAGTTATTACGGTTATACCACCAAAACCAACTGGATTTCGTATATTCAGATTATCACGCTTTTGGGGGTATTTATCCTGTCCAAATACCTGATCGAAAAGATCATCGCCACTTCATTTAACATTGAAGAGTTTAATGAGCAGTTTAATTTACAAAAAGTTAACTACCGAACCTACATCGGATTACTCGTTCTACCCCTCAATTTAGTCCTTTTCTATAACGATTTCCCATCAAAAAATCTAATTTTAGGGATTATCATTACTATTTTAATAATAAACATAGCAACTTATGCACTAACATTAAAGATTTATCAAAATTCCATACTAAGTAAGCTGTTCTATTTTATTTTATATCTTTGCACTCTTGAAATAGCCCCCTATTATTTCATGTATTATTGGTTTACGAAAAGTTAG
- a CDS encoding saccharopine dehydrogenase C-terminal domain-containing protein has protein sequence MRHILIIGAGRSASSLIKYLLDKSEQENLHLTIGDLSLELAQKKTNNHPRATAIAFDIHNEAQRKAEIQKADIVISMLPAFLHIEVAKDCITYKKHMVTASYISDAMQELNEAAIANNLVFMNEIGLDPGIDHMSAMKVLDEIREKNGNVILFESFCGGLVAPESDTNLWNYKFTWNPRNVVLAGQGGAAKFIQEGTYKYIPYHKLFRRTEFLEVEGYGRFEGYANRDSLKYRSVYGLDNALTVFRGTIRRVGYSRAWDMFVQLGMTDDSYAIDNSETMSYREFVNLFLPYHPTDSVEIKLRHILKIDQDDVVWDKLLELDLFNANKIIGLKNATPAQILEKILTDSWTLEPDDKDMIVMYHKFGYEVNGEKKQIDATMVCIGDDQTYTSMAKTVGLPVAMATLQILNGNITTPGVQLPLNKEVYLPILKELEEYGVIFKEKDVPYKGYK, from the coding sequence ATGAGACATATTTTAATTATCGGAGCCGGTCGCTCGGCTTCGTCACTCATAAAATATTTACTGGATAAATCGGAACAGGAAAATCTACACCTTACCATCGGCGATTTATCTTTAGAATTAGCACAAAAGAAAACTAACAATCACCCAAGAGCCACTGCTATTGCTTTCGACATCCATAACGAAGCACAACGCAAAGCGGAAATTCAGAAAGCCGATATCGTAATCTCGATGCTTCCGGCTTTTTTACATATTGAAGTAGCCAAAGACTGTATTACCTATAAAAAACATATGGTTACCGCCTCTTATATTTCGGATGCGATGCAGGAACTAAACGAGGCTGCCATTGCCAATAACCTTGTTTTTATGAACGAAATCGGATTGGATCCGGGAATCGATCATATGAGCGCGATGAAAGTACTGGATGAAATCCGCGAAAAAAACGGAAATGTAATTCTTTTCGAATCGTTTTGCGGCGGATTGGTAGCTCCGGAATCGGACACTAACTTATGGAATTATAAATTTACCTGGAATCCGCGTAACGTAGTTTTGGCCGGACAGGGTGGCGCTGCGAAGTTTATTCAGGAAGGTACCTATAAATACATTCCGTATCACAAACTTTTCAGAAGAACCGAATTTCTGGAAGTAGAAGGTTATGGCCGCTTTGAAGGCTATGCCAACCGAGATTCCTTAAAATACCGTAGCGTTTACGGATTGGATAATGCCTTGACGGTTTTCCGCGGAACGATCCGACGCGTAGGATATTCCAGAGCCTGGGATATGTTTGTACAGTTGGGAATGACCGACGATTCGTATGCCATCGATAATTCGGAAACGATGAGTTACCGCGAGTTTGTGAATTTGTTTTTACCGTATCATCCTACGGATTCCGTTGAAATCAAATTACGTCATATTCTGAAAATCGATCAGGATGATGTGGTTTGGGACAAATTGCTGGAATTGGATTTGTTTAATGCCAACAAAATCATCGGACTGAAAAATGCTACTCCGGCTCAGATTCTTGAAAAAATCCTGACCGATAGCTGGACATTGGAACCGGACGACAAAGATATGATCGTGATGTATCACAAATTTGGCTATGAAGTAAACGGCGAAAAGAAACAAATTGACGCCACAATGGTATGTATTGGCGACGATCAGACCTATACTTCCATGGCAAAAACCGTTGGATTACCGGTAGCCATGGCTACGTTACAAATCCTAAACGGAAATATTACAACGCCGGGTGTACAACTTCCTTTAAACAAGGAGGTTTACCTTCCGATTTTAAAAGAATTGGAAGAATACGGTGTGATTTTTAAAGAAAAAGACGTTCCGTACAAAGGATACAAATAA
- a CDS encoding DUF4296 domain-containing protein: MKKILLLIGLLSFVVACDKQAMEKPVNLIPEDKMVEILTDIAIYQAVEGYDPQKLTTNNVKLNDFIFNKYKVNAKVIETSNKYYASDVEGYKKLYAKVIDNLSERRKEAGIEIEKTTGVKPVDAQ; the protein is encoded by the coding sequence ATGAAAAAGATCCTGTTACTTATTGGTTTGCTGAGTTTTGTTGTTGCCTGTGATAAACAGGCAATGGAGAAGCCTGTTAATTTGATTCCGGAAGATAAGATGGTGGAAATATTAACGGATATAGCCATTTATCAAGCTGTAGAAGGTTATGATCCGCAGAAACTAACAACCAATAACGTGAAGTTAAACGATTTTATTTTTAATAAATATAAAGTCAATGCCAAGGTAATTGAAACGAGCAATAAATACTATGCTTCCGATGTGGAAGGATATAAAAAACTATATGCAAAAGTGATCGATAACTTAAGTGAACGACGAAAAGAAGCCGGAATTGAAATTGAAAAAACAACAGGTGTTAAGCCTGTCGATGCTCAATAA
- a CDS encoding acyl transferase encodes MITSADIFQIASKKEFEKTTLKVFRHQFDNNSVYRDFCTLLKKDKTNVKQIQDIPFLPIQFFKSHEVVSSTDPVQTTFTSSGTTGTTTSRHLVTDLQYYEESFRLGFSQFYGNIEDYVVLALLPSYLEREGSSLIYMVEDLIQRSNQPDSGFYLNNYDELITKLIQLDNEGQNVILIGVTYALLDLIEMQSFELKNTIIMETGGMKGRRKEIIREELHAILCKGFGVSKIHSEYGMTELLSQAYSLGDGVFECPPWMDILIRDTEDALSYIETGKTGGINVIDLANINSCSFIATQDLGKKYANHSFEVLGRFDNSDIRGCNLMVL; translated from the coding sequence TTGATCACTTCTGCCGATATCTTTCAGATTGCCTCTAAAAAGGAATTTGAAAAAACCACGCTCAAAGTCTTCCGTCATCAGTTCGACAACAATAGTGTCTATCGGGATTTTTGCACCCTTTTAAAAAAGGATAAAACCAATGTCAAACAGATACAAGACATTCCGTTTTTACCCATCCAGTTTTTTAAAAGTCACGAGGTGGTAAGTAGTACCGATCCGGTTCAGACTACCTTTACAAGCAGCGGAACTACAGGAACAACGACGAGTCGGCATTTGGTAACCGACTTACAGTATTACGAAGAAAGTTTCCGACTCGGCTTTTCGCAATTCTACGGCAATATTGAAGATTATGTAGTTTTGGCACTTTTGCCCTCCTATCTGGAACGTGAAGGCTCTTCCCTTATCTATATGGTCGAAGATCTGATACAACGCTCCAACCAACCGGATAGCGGCTTCTACCTGAACAATTACGACGAACTGATAACCAAGTTAATCCAACTCGATAACGAAGGTCAGAACGTAATCCTGATTGGCGTTACTTATGCGCTATTGGATCTGATCGAAATGCAATCGTTCGAACTAAAAAATACAATCATCATGGAAACCGGCGGAATGAAAGGACGCCGTAAAGAGATTATCCGCGAAGAATTGCACGCTATTTTATGCAAGGGTTTTGGTGTTTCTAAAATTCACTCCGAATATGGCATGACAGAATTACTTTCGCAGGCGTATTCGTTAGGCGATGGCGTTTTCGAATGCCCGCCCTGGATGGATATCCTGATTCGCGATACGGAAGATGCGCTATCCTATATTGAAACCGGCAAAACCGGTGGTATTAATGTGATTGATCTGGCCAATATCAATTCCTGTTCGTTTATTGCCACACAGGATTTAGGCAAAAAATATGCAAACCATTCTTTTGAAGTACTCGGACGGTTTGACAATTCCGATATACGAGGTTGTAACCTGATGGTATTATAA
- the pckA gene encoding phosphoenolpyruvate carboxykinase (ATP), which translates to MNVTNIISLEKYGIKDTVEIIYNPSYDHLYNEELNTELEGFEKGQLTELGAVNVMTGVFTGRSPKDKYIVKDDITKDTIWWTSEKAVNDNKPISQDTWNALKETTVSQLSGKKLYVVDAFCGANENTRLKVRFIMEVAWQAHFVKNMFIRPTEAELENFGEPDFVVMNGSKATFKDYAAHGLNSEVYVAFNLTEKIQLIGGTWYGGEMKKGLFSMMNYYLPLQGIASMHCSANKGKDGDVAVFFGLSGTGKTTLSTDPKRELIGDDEHGWDNEGVFNFEGGCYAKTIDLSKENEPDIFNAIRKDALLENVTVDADGKIDFKDGSVTQNTRVSYPIYHIDNIVKPVSKAGHASKVIFLTADAFGVMPPVSKLTPEQTKYFFLSGFTAKLAGTERGVTQPEPTFSACFGKAFLCLHPTKYGEELVKKMEEHNATAYMVNTGWNGTGKRISIKDTRAIIDRILDGSIEKAETAIVPIFNLEVPTALAEVNTEILDPRNTYADASEWTTKATDLAGLFIKNFVQYTDNEEGQNLVKAGPQL; encoded by the coding sequence ATGAATGTTACGAATATAATTTCATTAGAAAAATACGGGATCAAGGACACGGTTGAGATTATTTATAATCCGTCTTACGATCACCTATATAATGAAGAATTAAATACGGAGCTGGAAGGATTCGAGAAGGGGCAGTTGACAGAACTTGGTGCCGTTAACGTTATGACGGGTGTATTTACGGGAAGATCTCCTAAAGACAAATACATTGTTAAAGACGATATTACAAAAGATACCATTTGGTGGACATCAGAAAAAGCAGTTAACGATAACAAACCAATTTCTCAGGATACCTGGAATGCTTTAAAAGAGACTACAGTAAGCCAGCTTTCCGGAAAGAAATTATATGTTGTAGATGCTTTTTGTGGCGCTAACGAAAACACACGATTAAAAGTGCGTTTTATTATGGAAGTGGCATGGCAGGCACATTTTGTAAAAAATATGTTTATTCGTCCTACGGAAGCAGAGCTTGAAAACTTTGGAGAGCCGGATTTCGTAGTAATGAACGGTTCGAAAGCAACTTTCAAGGATTATGCAGCACACGGATTAAACTCAGAAGTATATGTCGCTTTTAACCTTACCGAAAAAATTCAGTTAATTGGAGGAACGTGGTATGGTGGTGAAATGAAAAAAGGGTTGTTCTCGATGATGAACTACTACCTTCCATTACAGGGAATCGCTTCGATGCACTGTTCTGCTAATAAAGGAAAAGATGGTGATGTAGCGGTATTCTTCGGATTATCCGGAACCGGAAAAACAACCTTGTCAACCGATCCAAAACGGGAATTAATCGGAGACGATGAGCACGGATGGGATAACGAAGGGGTGTTTAACTTTGAAGGTGGTTGTTATGCCAAAACAATCGATCTAAGCAAAGAAAACGAACCGGATATTTTTAATGCAATCCGTAAAGATGCATTGTTAGAAAATGTTACGGTAGATGCCGATGGTAAAATTGACTTTAAAGATGGTTCTGTAACACAAAATACACGTGTTTCATATCCGATCTATCATATTGATAATATTGTAAAACCGGTATCGAAAGCCGGACACGCTTCTAAAGTAATCTTTCTTACGGCAGATGCATTTGGGGTAATGCCACCAGTTTCTAAATTAACACCGGAGCAAACCAAATACTTCTTCTTGTCTGGATTTACGGCAAAGCTGGCTGGGACGGAGCGTGGTGTAACACAACCGGAGCCAACTTTCTCGGCTTGTTTTGGAAAAGCATTCTTGTGTTTGCATCCAACGAAATACGGAGAAGAACTGGTTAAGAAAATGGAAGAGCACAATGCGACGGCTTATATGGTAAATACAGGATGGAACGGAACCGGAAAACGTATTTCTATTAAAGATACCCGTGCGATTATCGACAGAATCCTTGACGGATCGATCGAAAAAGCGGAAACGGCTATCGTTCCGATTTTTAATCTGGAAGTGCCTACAGCATTGGCAGAGGTGAATACGGAGATTCTTGATCCTAGAAACACCTATGCAGATGCGTCGGAGTGGACAACAAAGGCAACAGATCTTGCAGGGTTGTTTATCAAAAACTTTGTACAGTACACCGATAATGAAGAAGGTCAGAATTTAGTTAAGGCTGGTCCGCAACTATAA
- a CDS encoding polyprenol monophosphomannose synthase has product MSLGIVVIPTYNEIENIEGIIRAVFELDVSFDVLIVDDNSPDGTATKVKELQELFPNRLFLENRLKKSGLGTAYVHGFKWALARNYEYIFEMDADFSHNPKDLERLYKACVDGAGMAIGSRYVTGVNVVNWPLNRVLLSYFASVYVDLITGMKIHDATAGFICYRREVLEEINLDKIKFVGYAFQIEMKYRTFVKKMKIVEVPIIFTDRTKGQSKMSNAIIKEAIFGVITLRFKKMINRL; this is encoded by the coding sequence ATGAGCTTGGGCATAGTTGTTATTCCTACATACAATGAGATCGAAAATATTGAGGGCATTATCAGAGCTGTTTTCGAATTGGACGTTTCATTTGATGTGCTGATTGTCGACGACAATTCGCCGGATGGAACTGCGACTAAGGTAAAAGAACTTCAGGAATTGTTCCCGAATCGCTTGTTTTTAGAAAACCGACTTAAAAAGTCAGGACTCGGAACGGCTTATGTACACGGATTTAAATGGGCATTAGCACGGAATTACGAATATATTTTCGAAATGGATGCCGATTTCTCCCATAACCCCAAAGATCTCGAACGTTTGTATAAAGCCTGCGTCGATGGTGCCGGAATGGCTATTGGCTCGCGGTATGTAACCGGTGTTAATGTGGTAAACTGGCCGTTAAACCGCGTACTGTTGTCCTATTTCGCTTCGGTATATGTCGACCTGATTACCGGTATGAAAATCCATGATGCAACGGCAGGATTTATTTGTTACAGACGAGAAGTGTTGGAAGAAATCAATCTGGATAAAATTAAATTTGTAGGATACGCTTTTCAGATCGAAATGAAATACAGAACCTTTGTCAAAAAAATGAAAATAGTAGAAGTGCCTATTATTTTTACCGATCGGACTAAAGGACAGTCAAAAATGAGTAATGCTATTATAAAAGAAGCTATTTTTGGCGTAATTACACTGCGCTTTAAAAAAATGATAAACCGATTATAG
- a CDS encoding DUF423 domain-containing protein: MDRKTIAAAAIMGAVAIILGAFGAHGLKKVLDETQLATFETGVKYQMYHALFLLFVGMTTLTTERVKKTICYLTVIGVLFFSGSIYLLATSTATGIDFKFLGPITPIGGLLMILAWLLLFVQVIRKKA, translated from the coding sequence ATGGATAGAAAAACAATTGCAGCGGCTGCTATAATGGGAGCTGTTGCTATAATATTAGGGGCTTTTGGAGCACACGGACTGAAAAAGGTGCTGGATGAAACACAATTGGCAACTTTCGAAACGGGTGTGAAGTATCAGATGTACCATGCCTTATTCTTATTATTTGTAGGAATGACAACATTGACAACGGAAAGGGTCAAAAAGACCATTTGTTACCTTACGGTTATCGGAGTGTTGTTTTTTTCGGGATCGATTTATTTGCTGGCGACGAGTACGGCAACCGGGATCGATTTTAAATTTTTAGGACCGATAACCCCAATTGGTGGGCTTTTGATGATCCTGGCCTGGTTGCTCCTTTTTGTACAGGTAATCAGGAAAAAAGCATAA